The sequence below is a genomic window from Pygocentrus nattereri isolate fPygNat1 chromosome 16, fPygNat1.pri, whole genome shotgun sequence.
TTGTGAGAactacattttatcatttttgaaTATAAATCACACAAGTAAAAGCTGAATTTGGCTCATTAGCCTTCTGTTATGTTTTCAGCGAATTACAAGTTCATGGCTTTAGCCTACTAATAACAATTCAGTTGTTCAAATTGAACTTCTGATATTCaaaaagaagtgaaatgaaATCTAAAACATGTTTCAATTATACCTAACGCTCTCCTGCACTTTTATCTTATGCTTCACGCTCTCCTACTCTATAAACCTGAATAAACGTTTGTGGTGCAGTACTTGTTGACATTTATTAACGGTAAAACTGGTGTTTAGAACTAACGTGGGAAATTTTGGACAAATAATGTTTTCATTCTCAAATGACAAATGTTGGTCACTGAGGTAATGACAATGTTAAGGTAATAATAGTGTAAGTAATCATGGGTGTGGCTCATTGAATGCAGGCCCACCCAGTTACAGCGAGATTACTGTGACCCACTCCGGTCTCTATTCATAAAAAACGAACAGCCCAACTCCTCACATTATAAAAGAAATACAAAGTTATTTTTCATCTACCTAGCTAATTTTGGTTATATTGGCAGAGTGAAATAAACATCTTTGTTATATGTTATAAAAACACATGTGGACATCAGTACCATAAAGAGAAAATGCCTAGTACAATACTAAATATGTGAGAACAGTTCACTACCATTAGTACTAGTACTGATTACTATATTGATAATATCCCAGGTGGCAGTCAGTGACAGTAGTAGAGGAGGCTGCAGAGGCAGCACCACAGATTCACTAACCAGGTGGGTTTAGCCCTCTGAGATTTGCTGTATCATGACcagcaacacatctcactgTTGAACCACTGCAGTCTAGTGATAGGCTCGCCATTAATGAGTCTGTTAGAGCTGTAAAAGCTCTGTTCACACAAATTAGCTACAGCTCTTTCAGATGCTGCTTAGGGAACTGGTGCTGTTGGCTTTAATTCTTAAGGGTATATTGACCTCAGTTCTCAACACATTGTAACTTTGAAAgtctttcattttattcaacatACTTGAAACCAAAGCAATGCTTCATTTAACTCtttttccaaaagtatccacAAAATAAACTAATACTGCCAAAACAAACCCacaaagtttttctttttttcacagtatGTGTATAAATAAATCTGTTGAGATGAATTAGGGGTATCCTACACTGAAAAGAAATGCTAACTTAATTAGAATACATACATCGgttctacataaataaactattataataacccaatttatttattcacttcaCCTATTTTTGGCAAGAATTGAGTTGatgtcatattttattcacgTGGAATCGATTTACACATGTGAAGtatttttaagtgtatatgtaAATTCAAACATTTAACATAACAACATTTAAAGCATAAAAGGCAGTCATTTTTAGATAGTTACTTGattttacaataataaatatatttgtacagttaaaaaaatacagtgcagtctgtgagtaattggacagtgacacaacaCTTCAGGAACTGTAAATAACTGGATAACTGGCTGCTCATTGGTTTGCTGTACAGCTCTGTGCTACTGTATTGTGAGACCCAAGACAGCAAGAACGCAGTGAGTTTACCGCTACTAAATAACCTGGCAGTCCAAGGTAGATCCCAGCGAATGAGTGAAGAACATAATCCAGGACAGTGGTCACATTTTGAATCCGGTGTGATGGCGTACAGAGCCTCTGTTCAACTACATCTGACAAACACAGTGCATTGAGTAAATATACAAAATGATTATATAGCAAAATAaatagcataaataaataattttcagtgtttcaagGATGACAGTCAAGCGATCTTCTCTTTAAgagaagaataaataaatagaaaagacAATGATGAATACATTTTGATGCAGCTACATTCAGggattttcttcatttcttgtacatttttcatacaGATGGAGTTGTCTTTTTGTTCTGCAGATGGAAGATATCTAAGCTCTTCAAAGCAAAGTTCATTATATCCTTCATGCGAGTATTTGGCATCCATGTAATGTGACAGAAGCCATCAGATTCCTCAGTAGTGACGAGTTCCCTTGGCCAAAAGTTCCCTCTGCATTTCCACCAAACCAATCGTTTCTCCTTTTACAATAAAACATTGCAAGTGATCATTAATAACAAATGCAGGACAAACCAAACTTTATTTTCATACTTATGAATAATGACattatttcattcaaatataTCCAGCAAAGAATTTTCATAGCTCAAATAATTTCATTGCTTTATTCAAAGCCACAGAACTCACCTTGCTTTCTCAGGACTACTGTACAGTCTCTGTCTCAAGCTTTGTCTTCTCCTCACTCTCCACGTCATCATCACCTTTTTTGTGACACCTGCAAAGGAACATtacactgttgttttttttcatctgttttgCGAAACAAAAGCAAACTATGCACTGTACTATTCTATACTAACTATACCAAGTGTGATTGTACACAGAAAAAGGACCGAACCTGAAGGTCAACATAATGCCAATAAAGGTGAGACACATCAAAGACAGGATCACTGCTATTACAGCCAAAGCCGCAGTCTGGTTGTAGTATTGCCCATGAACAACAGGCAATGTAAACATGTGACACCTCTCGCCAGCGTATCCCGGCTCACATCTGCAAGAAGAACccatttaatgttaaaatatattCAAGCAGAGGCACAATAACAGGGAGCAAAAAgatcatgttttattaaaataatgttgtATTAATGTTTTCCTGGATGAATGAAAGACACTTTTCAGTATAACTTTAACTAGTAATATAACTGTGTGGGACTTACATGCAAGAGGTATGATTTAATGCCTCCAGGTATTGACACACCCCATGAATGCAGTAATCTCTGTACATTTTCCTCAAACAGGGGTTCTTCTTcccttttcttctccttctgttTTGTGTAAGGGGCATTGCAGATGAGTCTTTAGGTTTGGTGGAAAATGCCACTGTAGACAAGAAAAAAGCCTATGATAGGTCATAATAGGCCTAATTCTAATAATCAATTACAATATGAATACTACCTCAACTTCGGCAGTATACACCACGGTGCTAATGTGCTGTCTTATTTCTTATACACTTCTTATACACTttattgtaaaaatgaaaatcataAATCTTAGTGGTGTCAGACAGTGACTCAGGTGGCCATTCAGAGGAAACATGCTCTTCATGTGGCTTACAGTATCTTCATAATCAGAGGTGAGCAGtaatttacatttactcagGTACAGTTACAGTGCCTCATTTCCTGAGTCTATTCAAATGACAATACCTTTACTTAAGCTAAAGTACAGGGAGGAAATGAACCTCTTTTACTCAGTCCCATTTgagtcattcacacacacacgcacgcacgcacgcacgcacgcacgcacgcacgcacgcacgcacgcacgcacgcacgcacgcacacacacacacacacacacagtctaaaCCACTTATGAGTTACAAAAATACCATTTTGTGTTAAATGTCATTACGGTATATTGGTATCAGTGGTTGGTCCCACGCTCACTTCTGAGGTTTATCATTTAATTTTAAGTCAAATGAGCGAatcaaaaacagaagaatagTGTCTATCAAATGTCAGTTCTGCAACAGTTCTTTGAGTTTGTGCAccaatagttttattttttttacctgcCACTCTTACATTACTACTTGTTATTTGAAAGATGATTTTACTTCAATCATTATTTGATAGAAGCAACAATACTTTTGCATCAGTATGTATTCAAGCTATTCTACCCACCTCCGCTCACAGTCTATATATGGGCTTTCCAACATATTGctactgtcagaagaaaaaccttgtatctcaaaaatgataacattacgggagaagtaaaaaaaactacttcacttttaatgtgagtcagtggaaccagacgtttttccaagtcattttcggtcatttcttttggtcccattcatcataaaatttacatacaatgtaaagagtaacatattttcaaattatgtctaaaaattgaaaaacatcaaaaaaatggagacacaaggttttctcctGACAACGGCGATATGGATATGGATATTAACAACGAAATACGGTGCACAGTTAaagggggaattccacagatttctcaaGATGTCTGCTGAATTttatggttaagatgtaaacaaagtcatcgaAAGTggtttgtagagaaacttgcatcagactttttaaaaagtcgTGCTGATAAGAATGTGATCATGTCTgtaaaagctgcctcacagaCAGCCATTTCCTGAAATCTTtttctgaaacattgttttatgatagctgTAGTCCTATGTTTATACACTGCTGGTGGAGGGATGCATGAAGGTTGTTGTAAGGCATACTCaatgaaatgttattgtttcagACCACAGACCATCATcgacattacaaataaaatttcAGAGCACATCTAAGTTCATAGGTGGTTTtgaagagtaaataaaatgccttgTTCCTCATCAACACCACTATATAGAAATCTGAGTCGgcacgtttctctacaatggaccatttcacagcaaaacaCATTGTGGCGTTATTTAAATCCTGGCCATTTAATTGCACAGAAATGTTGAAAGTTCTTCTTTAAGTGAACTGTGGCTTCTGTACCTCGGGGGTAGACATCCTGATAGTCCCCAGAAAGCTCCTCTTCGTTGCTGTCGTAGTTGTCCTCGTCCCTGCGAGCGTCTGTGCTGGGACTCTGACTGTGGGTGTAAGAGGgcttccctgctgtgggactcgTGAGCGCGCGCTCCGCCGTGGACGCGCCGAGAGACGCTCTGAGGAAAACTGTAAAGAGCAAGCGAACAGGTCAGTCTGTTACCAaagaacacaacacaacaaGATCAAAATTATGCGTTTCATtgataaaaaattatttaaagcagCTTTAGCGGTCTTAAAGCGTATTTAGTTGGAAGGCACAGCCAGTTAACTTCAACCACTATAGGCTAACATAACCACCTGCTGAAAACTCAGAGAGACCTGCTGTTGATAAAAACCCACCAAGAGAATAGACGAAGAGAAGCCCGAGTAGAGAAGTATTCATATTCCGAAGAGGTTGTGGAGCTGGTCGTGAGTCCAGTGAGTCCTGGAGCTGGAGGCGTCAGCTTGTTCTCGGCGCTCAGCTCGAGGAGAAATGAGCTGGGAGAGGCGCAGGAGTGTTCTGGCACTGAGCGACGGGGAAGAAGTCGTCGGTGCGCTGCCCCTGCTGTTATATAGGCCCGGTGGAAAGTGCAAACTTCCTTCGCAATTCAAGGCCACACCTAATCAATCACTGcgcttaaaaaataaataaacaacccGCAGGCATTCCTGAGTCCACACTCGGGACGTTCAGATCAGGACTCAGGTGTCGTACGcctttacctgctgcttctggGCGACCTTatgacacattttcattttcctaAGCACGATTTAAGCTTTAAACACCTAACACTCAAATGTTAATTTCCATAACGTGCAAGTTGTACTTTGATATCGAGCGCCACCTTGTGTATGATCTCACGTTACTGCACTGCCTGACTCAGCAACGCCAGCGAACCAGATCCCCAAATTACATCAGTTCTCatctgcctcacacacacaaactgacgAGAAAGACTTCATTTAATACTACAAGCCCCAAGATTAAACCATAGCAGATCaaacttaaagggcccattccatggaaaaactacatttcccTCGGCTTTCCTTAAAATAAAGTAGtctgatgtagtatgtaaacattttcaaagCTTTAAAACGTACCATTTACTCACCGGTTCACTCTAAAacaagagtgtttcagcccaaacTGCTTTCTGAACCAGACGCAAtacaaagcagccaatcagaacatagggtcatttacatattcttaaagacacagtaacaaaacaaaaaaaaaaaacacacaacctGTTGAATTCTATGGTATAAAGTTGGGAAAAGgtcaagtaaaaataaacaatgactTTCTATTACATAAAGGGGTAACGTGCCCTTTttggagaaaaaggaaaatgtaggatatgggccctttaaattgGGCTGTAGCTTCAAGTTTTATACACACAACTATATTCAAACAGATATAATTTAGTGACAAAATTGGCACTCAGCAGAACAAGGATGAAGGGGCTTAAAAAGCACATTGAATACAATGGCTTGTCTGTACAAAGAATGATCAGAACTGTCTAGCCTATGGTCTGTTCAGTTCCTTATAAGTGCTAAAAGCTGGACGGTAAAACAAGTGAGAAAAACATAGCTGCCATTGAATGTTGTTATTGAAAGTAAGTCCaacggcaaaaaaaaaaaaaaaaaaaaaaaggttcctcaAACAAATCAAACGTCACCACACACTTAAAACCCATATGACCAAATTGAAGctcttattttggacatattatGAGAAGAGCGCAATTCTTTGGAAAAGAGCATTATGCGTAGGAGTCcaaggtaaaagaggaagaggacaaCCAGCAACCAGGAACTGAAAACAAACTGAACCTCACTTAAATACACAAAGATTCTTACTTGGCTCGGTTAAATACGTCATACAAAAGACATTTATGATGTAACcacaaatcattttatttaccatgtgTTACAGAAAACAGGTCATACACCATGTGAAGTGAAGAAAGGATTTTAACAATTCAAAAATTAAAATCTCAGCATTTTTTGTATCAAATTTGCCAATTTTTTCccaatttatataaaaaaaatcataacctTCTACACATTGTAAAAAAATCCATAATCAACGCAAATGTTACAGAATTTGAAAGTGTCTTTCAGTCCCTGTACTGGACATTACATGTATTTACAAGCATATATTTTGTTCATGAggctaaaaaaaacaggagcCCATAGTTACAGTTTTGACAATTTACAATACAAAAAACCAAACACTGAGAATGGAGGGGCAGGACGTGTTCAGGTTCTTTCTTCACTCCTCACATGGAACAAACTCATTGACCCTCCACACAAACAGTGTCCCTCCTAGCATTCCACAGAAAATGTCTCTTCAGCCTCAGCTACGTCATGGCTACATGCCCCACCCTGCACCCATGCTCATGCTGCCGTTCATGCCCATGGAGCCTCGACTGCCGCCATAGTAACTGTTGTTTTGATTACCTGATAAGAGAGAATAGCACATGTTGGGGCTGACATGGAGCAACAGTATTTAAGTGTCGGCACTAAACTGCAGTGAGTATGACTAGGTTATAAAGTATGTACTAAAATGaattacaattattttacaACATACAAACACTATATTTAACAGTTTAGAAATATATAGCGTCTTGGGGagtaataatttaataaatattcaaTTACATCATGGATTCACATTTTAACACCATTTGACTGTTTGGGTtcaattcagttattttttaaaatacatttaaaataagtttacCTCAGTAACCTCAGTTTACCACagtaatgaaacattttataatttttttgtcCAAATTTACTGGAGAACAATAATTATAACAACATTCAAAAATCAATGCAATTCAATCACCACCTTCATATGCATGGTCCATCTCTAATAGTCAGGGTTCAGAGCTCATGGAACTACACAAGTTGATGTGCTTTATGGAAAGTGACTGCCACTCAGATTATGCTTACCATAATCATTGTATCCTCCCATGCTGGACTGGTTATTATACCCTCCAGTGTAGCCACCTCCCATCTGCTGACCACTATGCCCATAAGAGGACTGATTACCTGTAAACAATGGAGAACAAAAATTCATATGGACCGTGTTTAAAGTGTTATGACACCTCACAAGCTATAACCATTCTAGGCTGATGGACATGTCTTAAAGCAGACAGCAAGGCCACCACCAGTCACTTCACAAAATAATAGTTGTTACTATCAGGGGAATATAGCTGATTGTGCCAGATAGTGTTTTGTTGAGAAACGGATCATTTCTATTTTCATCGGCAACAAATTATTCTCCCACCAGAGTGTTAATATACCAGAcccactccactcactcactcacccattccTCCAACCATGTGACCTCCGTAGCTTCCAttactgccccctgctgttgaGTTTAGGAACAGCTCAACATAGCGATGCTCTGAAAACATAAAGGAAACCAATAAACCAAAGTGAAAACAGTAAGATGAAATTACAAGATCAATCCTAACAGCAGCACTCACGCATATTAGCCTTGTCCTTGGACATGGCAGCTACAGCATCCTCATGCGTGGCAAACTCCACATCAGCCTCTCCAGTCACCCGTCCATCTGGACCCACCTCAATGTGAACACGCACCGGGTTTAGAGGCGAGAAGAACTGCATGAGGAAAGCAAAATTTCCTTACAAATATTTGTGGAACACTAATGGAAAACAATGCCTGAAGTCAGCTGTGCACACATGCTTCTCTATATAAGTTACATGCTTACACTGTAGATGTCATTCTCTGTAGCGCGGTAGGGAAGTCCTCTCATGTGTACACAGTGGCCAGTTGTGCTCTGAAAGTTGGAACCACCATCACGATAGGGCCCATCTGACATACCTAAGTTTAATAAGCAAGATTGAAGGATAGAaaacaaatcacatttacaaGAGTCAGTCATCAGCTAAAACCAGGTCATGTGAAACAGAACATAAGTCTCACATTTTAAACGCACACAACTCTGTAAAACTTTAATCACAGCAATCCACGATGGTTTAATCCTGTAGGTCAACAAGAGATCTCACCTCCTCCATAGCCTCCACGTCGTGCCCTGTCGAAAGATCCCCCACGGCTCATGCTGTTATAGCCTCGGCCACCTCCGCTAGGTCTGTCATATGGGCCAGGTCTCTGCATTCCCATGCCTTTACGGGCAGGCTCATAATGTGTTCGCACTTCAGCACGGCTGCTCTTGAAGATCTCTATGTACCTACGTACACATGGACAGGTATTAGAGCAGAGCTTCAAGTGTTAATGCAAAGACTcagcacagtttttttttctttcagatctAGATAGCAATGAACTTTTACAAATACAACTGCACTGTGGATCCTTTAAGCATACAGCTATTTCCAGGTGGCTTGGTGGCCGAAGATTCCAGCatttaacattaattaaatgtctCTGAATACCACCTTTTGTATTGCTAGTTAGGAACACAAGATCACTATTGGcacaaaccacaccaagaaccaTTCTGCAACTCATTTTTCTGTTAGCCAAACAGAACCCAAAGCTTCTCAGTATGTGTCCAATCAGATGTGCATTTGAAGAAGCacagggaaaaataaataaataaataaaaacccttCTTACCCCCACACGAACAGCGCAGCAGTATGAGTGTGTCAGCCCTTGACAACCCATTACTTctcttatttaaattttaactGAAATCCTAACATTTATAAGAAGGTACCATTACAGGCCTAGACTGAACCAGTAAAaatggaagaagaaaaaaaaaattcatgcattcattattGGCTCAGCAAATAGGCATTTGTTGCATGCGCAACAGTGCTTACATTGACTACAAAGAGTCTCAAAACATTAAAGAACACTAAATAGTAACTCTAAATAGTTAATGAATTAGACACAATAATTATATTGCACAAATAGTGGAAAAATCCTCTGCAGGAGGCGTGTGCATGTCGGAGTGCAGATTAATCAGTTATAGCGCTAACATTACAAGCCAGTCTTCCAGGCACAAATTAAGTCAAGACTAAATTAGACAGCCTGTGGGGATCCTCCACAAAAGGCACTTCTCTTTTGAGCTAGGCTTAATTTGTGTCCAGTAAACAAGGCCTAGGAGTTTAAAAAAGAAGGTTAATTCCACAAGAAAAGCAGCTGAACCCGCCAACCATCCCCACCTGTGCCCTATTCTTTCCTTGTGTTTCTTTAGAGCCTTTTCAGCTATATCCTGTGAAGCAAACTGCACGAAGGCCTCCCCCGTACTCCTCCACATGTAGTCCACCGGCAATGTTATCCCATTTGGCACGATTTCCAACCCTTCAACCCAAGGACAGATAACCCCAGCAGGGGACATATTAAATCACATGCCCagtcattcttttcattttcaaacaaaGCACAGATCACACACATTAGTTCTGAGATTAAGGATCAACATCCAGTCCAAGAGGTGGTGTCCTTCAgtccacattaaaaaaaaaagaactcatGGACCAACAGATCACATTAAAAAGGGGAACATTTTTGTgcataatataattattacatttctgcataattcaaatcattcagagtggtttgacgtacaatgctctattctagagaaatttgcagAGACAATCTTGTACATTACGATGGTGAAAAGAATGAGACATCTAACGTAAAAGCTAAAAAGGTGCTTATGAAATGGTTTGGAATACTCTGCCTGATCCCTAAAACGTTATTTCACAATAGCAAAGATTCTGGCCTAACACACATTATTAAAACATACACATGGCAGACATTTACATGCAggatgtgtatgtatacatatacatactttGCAAACCTTGGTTTCTACTCCCACTGTAAAAATATGATTCATCAAGTTTTCCCACAGTGCACTACTCTCAAtgtctgaattatgcagaaaatatgatcaatctgtggaatttcacttaaaaaaaaaaaaaaaaagacccaaTACTCACTACTGCCTCAGTAACTCAAATATAAGCAGTACAGCATAAGCACTGCCATCCAGATTCTTAAAAGGTACTGTAGTGCAAAATGGTGGTTAATATTGCTTATACACACCTGAAAAGAACTGTACGATTTCCTCCTTGCTACATCCAAAAGGCAGGCCTCGCAGCCGCACTAGTCCATCTCCTTCCGTCTCTGGGCAGTTTGGTCCTGTGTGCTTAAGAACCCAGTCCATCTCCACATTGTTTGACttaaacactgaaagaaaataaataaataaacaaacaaacaaacaaacaaacacttggCCAGTGCAAGAAAGCAAGAATGAAGCAACACTGTCCAAAGTAGGTTCATTAGTTCTATACCTTCCACATATCTATGCCCCAtagtttctctgtcttttttgaGAGCAATCTTCAGGTCTTCCTCTGACTCAAATTCCACAAAAGCCTCTCCACTTGGTCTGCCTTCTCGGGTGTAAGTAAAGTGAATGCTTGTGCCATTATTAGCAACTTTGCAAtctgaaaaatcaaatgttggAAAAACAAGTTAGCAGAATTTTGTAGTTTGAAGctgaagaaaaataaagctAGAAACAGCAAGCCCACTTTCTTACCTGAAAAAAATCTGCCCACTTCATCCACAGAGCAGGACCACGGCAAACCCCGGACTCTTGCAACAAATCCCTCGTCTTCAGCCATATTCACACAATAACTGTTATGAAAAGCAACAACACGAGCAGCGATCAGAACTGTGGCCATCCACTCGCCAGTTAAAAGAGTACATcaaggatttaaaaaaaaaataattgtgtAACTCAGTGATCAAGACATTCACATATAGTCATATACAGAAtggggtttggtgtgagatggttAATTTTAAACAAACTTACATACTCAGATTAatgaacagtggtggtgatgggaaccaggagttctgatgtctacaacacaaaaagtcattttgtttactatccaaaaccaccacgcGTCTTCTCAATTTTGTAtgtgatgctgatgatggtgaaataattAACCTAAAAAATAAGTTTACTCTGGGGACTATTTCGCTTTATAACTCCCTTAAATGTACCATTCCACTACGAATGgattaaaatgtgttcattaaaattcgttttagaccaaaacattATTACAAAAGTGTTACAAAACATCATGGAATACTTT
It includes:
- the hbegfb gene encoding heparin-binding EGF-like growth factor b, with protein sequence MNTSLLGLLFVYSLVFLRASLGASTAERALTSPTAGKPSYTHSQSPSTDARRDEDNYDSNEEELSGDYQDVYPRVAFSTKPKDSSAMPLTQNRRRRKGKKNPCLRKMYRDYCIHGVCQYLEALNHTSCICEPGYAGERCHMFTLPVVHGQYYNQTAALAVIAVILSLMCLTFIGIMLTFRCHKKGDDDVESEEKTKLETETVQ
- the hnrnph1l gene encoding heterogeneous nuclear ribonucleoprotein H1, like, with the translated sequence MAEDEGFVARVRGLPWSCSVDEVGRFFSDCKVANNGTSIHFTYTREGRPSGEAFVEFESEEDLKIALKKDRETMGHRYVEVFKSNNVEMDWVLKHTGPNCPETEGDGLVRLRGLPFGCSKEEIVQFFSGLEIVPNGITLPVDYMWRSTGEAFVQFASQDIAEKALKKHKERIGHRYIEIFKSSRAEVRTHYEPARKGMGMQRPGPYDRPSGGGRGYNSMSRGGSFDRARRGGYGGGMSDGPYRDGGSNFQSTTGHCVHMRGLPYRATENDIYSFFSPLNPVRVHIEVGPDGRVTGEADVEFATHEDAVAAMSKDKANMQHRYVELFLNSTAGGSNGSYGGHMVGGMGNQSSYGHSGQQMGGGYTGGYNNQSSMGGYNDYGNQNNSYYGGSRGSMGMNGSMSMGAGWGM